In the Mytilus galloprovincialis chromosome 10, xbMytGall1.hap1.1, whole genome shotgun sequence genome, one interval contains:
- the LOC143049593 gene encoding uncharacterized protein LOC143049593: MTSTVEATTQALTPSPAETTMTSTVETTSSTLTVSPEETTMTSAVETTTSALTTSPEETTMTSTVETTTPALTTSPEETTMISTVETTTPALTTSSEETTMTSTVETTTSALNTSPEKTTMTSTVKTTTPALSTSPKETTMTSTVETTTSALTTSSEETTMTSTVETTTSALTTSPEETTMTSTVETSSPALTTSPEETTMTSTVETTTSALTTSPEETTMTSTVESTTSALTTSPEETTTASTVETTTPALTTFPEETTMASTVETTTSDLTTSPEETTMASTVETTTSDLTTSPEETTMASTVETTTSGNSTSTDITTTYKLSTETTKQLTTSSPLNIPMTTRVATAYCPAEMYKNIRWSQIEAGKKDAQKCPHGYTGE, translated from the coding sequence ATGACATCAACTGTTGAGGCAACGACACAAGCTTTAACTCCTTCTCCCGCAGAAACAACGATGACATCAACTGTTGAGACAACATCATCAACCTTAACTGTTTCTCCCGAAGAAACAACGATGACATCAGCTGTTGAGACAACGACATCAGCTTTAACTACCTCTCCCGAAGAAACAACGATGACATCAACTGTTGAGACAACCACACCAGCTTTAACTACTTCTCCCGAAGAAACAACGATGATATCAACTGTTGAGACAACGACACCAGCTTTAACTACTTCTTCCGAAGAAACAACAATGACATCAACTGTTGAGACAACGACATCAGCTTTAAATACTTCTCCCGAAAAAACAACGATGACATCAACTGTTAAGACAACGACACCAGCTTTAAGTACTTCTCCCAAAGAAACAACAATGACATCAACTGTTGAGACAACGACATCAGCTTTAACTACTTCTTCCGAAGAAACAACAATGACATCAACTGTTGAGACAACGACATCAGCTTTAACTACTTCTCCCGAAGAAACAACGATGACATCAACTGTTGAGACATCGTCACCAGCTTTAACTACTTCTCCCGAAGAAACAACGATGACATCAACTGTTGAGACAACGACATCAGCTTTAACTACCTCTCCCGAAGAAACAACGATGACATCAACTGTTGAATCAACGACATCAGCTTTAACTACTTCTCCCGAAGAAACAACAACAGCATCAACTGTTGAGACAACGACACCAGCTTTAACTACTTTTCCCGAGGAAACAACGATGGCATCAACTGTTGAGACAACGACATCAGATTTAACTACTTCTCCCGAAGAAACAACGATGGCATCAACTGTTGAGACAACGACATCTGATTTAACTACTTCTCCCGAAGAAACAACGATGGCATCAACTGTTGAGACAACGACATCAGGTAATAGTACTTCTACCGATATAACGACAACATACAAACTCAGCACTGAAACTACAAAACAACTAACAACGTCATCACCTCTGAATATCCCAATGACTACACGAGTTGCAACTG